A DNA window from Motilibacter rhizosphaerae contains the following coding sequences:
- a CDS encoding DeoR/GlpR family DNA-binding transcription regulator: MLAPQRQAQILTDLQSSGGVRVSDLVRKLGVSDMTIRRDLEALARRGLLEKVHGGATLPVQPVSEEPGFVAKSARELQEKDSIGRAAARLVEPGATVAISAGTTTWALAKHLGTVPGLTVVTNSVPVADALSAAEASDRTVILTGGVRTPSNGLVGSVAVASLRSLHVDVVFMGVHGMDERAGLTTPNLAEADTNRAMIESGRRLVVVADHTKWGTVALARFAQVDDIDVVVSDRRLPGRAVEVLGEAAEVVLAGSEDADAGTSGADGVAEGVS, encoded by the coding sequence GTGCTCGCACCCCAGCGCCAAGCGCAGATCCTCACCGACCTGCAGAGCAGCGGCGGCGTCCGCGTCAGCGACCTCGTTCGCAAGCTCGGCGTCTCCGACATGACGATCCGGCGCGACCTCGAGGCGCTGGCCCGCCGCGGCCTGCTCGAGAAGGTCCACGGCGGCGCCACCCTCCCGGTCCAGCCGGTGTCCGAGGAGCCGGGCTTCGTCGCGAAGTCCGCCCGCGAGCTGCAGGAGAAGGACTCCATCGGCCGGGCGGCCGCCCGGCTGGTCGAGCCGGGCGCCACGGTCGCCATCAGCGCGGGCACGACGACGTGGGCGCTCGCCAAGCACCTGGGTACGGTCCCCGGCCTCACCGTCGTCACCAACTCGGTGCCGGTGGCCGACGCCCTCAGCGCCGCAGAGGCGTCGGACCGCACGGTGATCCTCACCGGCGGCGTCCGCACGCCGTCCAACGGCCTGGTCGGCTCGGTCGCCGTCGCCTCGCTGCGCTCCCTCCACGTCGACGTCGTCTTCATGGGCGTGCACGGCATGGACGAGCGGGCCGGGCTCACCACCCCCAACCTCGCCGAGGCCGACACCAACCGGGCGATGATCGAGTCGGGCCGGCGCCTCGTCGTCGTCGCCGACCACACCAAGTGGGGCACGGTCGCGCTGGCGCGGTTCGCGCAGGTGGACGACATCGACGTCGTCGTCAGCGACCGCCGCCTGCCGGGCCGTGCCGTCGAGGTGCTCGGCGAGGCCGCGGAGGTGGTCCTCGCCGGTTCGGAGGACGCCGACGCGGGCACGAGCGGCGCTGACGGCGTCGCGGAAGGAGTCTCGTGA
- the galT gene encoding galactose-1-phosphate uridylyltransferase, producing MKVTSTRMADGRELLYFDERDDAARVLVDRRDLARPEIQSEMRHDPVLDEWVAIAGHRQTRIFQPTGTAAECPLCPTRDDDHLTEIPSSDYDVVVFENRFPSFALDALEPDTDDAAGGLVPRRPAKGRCEVVCFTSDHDSSFRALPSSRVRTVLEAWVQRTTELSGLPEVEQVFAFENRGQEIGVTLSHPHGQIYGYPYVTPKTRRMLESARAHQARTGRNLFADVLAAEVADGRRVVARSAHWTAFVPAAARWPLELHVYPNERVLDLPGLSEEQRADFGPFYLDLLRRVDGLYDTPTPYIAGWHQAPVRTDRDLAYLHLQLLSIRRAPGKLKYLAGSESMMWAFVNDVSPEQAAERMRTVTPVDGPA from the coding sequence GTGAAGGTCACCTCGACCCGGATGGCCGACGGCCGGGAGCTGCTCTACTTCGACGAGCGCGACGACGCCGCGCGCGTGCTCGTCGACCGGCGCGACCTGGCCCGCCCGGAGATCCAGTCCGAGATGCGCCACGACCCGGTGCTCGACGAGTGGGTCGCCATCGCCGGGCACCGGCAGACGCGCATCTTCCAGCCGACCGGGACTGCGGCCGAGTGCCCGCTGTGCCCCACGCGGGACGACGACCACCTCACCGAGATCCCGTCGTCGGACTACGACGTGGTGGTGTTCGAGAACCGCTTCCCGTCGTTCGCGCTGGACGCGCTGGAGCCGGACACGGACGACGCGGCCGGCGGCCTCGTCCCGCGCCGGCCCGCGAAGGGGCGCTGCGAGGTGGTCTGCTTCACGAGCGACCACGACTCCTCGTTCCGCGCGCTCCCGTCCTCCCGGGTGCGGACGGTCCTCGAGGCCTGGGTGCAGCGCACGACCGAGCTGTCGGGGCTCCCCGAGGTCGAGCAGGTCTTCGCCTTCGAGAACCGCGGGCAGGAGATCGGCGTCACGCTCTCCCACCCGCACGGGCAGATCTACGGCTACCCGTACGTCACGCCGAAGACCCGGCGCATGCTCGAGTCGGCGCGCGCGCACCAGGCGCGTACGGGCCGCAACCTGTTCGCCGACGTCCTCGCCGCGGAGGTCGCGGACGGCCGGCGCGTCGTCGCGCGCAGCGCGCACTGGACGGCGTTCGTCCCCGCCGCGGCCCGCTGGCCGCTGGAGCTGCACGTCTACCCCAACGAGCGGGTGCTCGACCTGCCGGGCCTGTCCGAGGAGCAGCGGGCGGACTTCGGGCCGTTCTACCTCGACCTGCTGCGCCGGGTCGACGGGCTCTACGACACGCCCACGCCGTACATCGCGGGCTGGCACCAGGCGCCGGTGCGCACCGACCGCGACCTCGCGTACCTCCACCTGCAGCTGCTCTCCATCCGGCGCGCGCCGGGCAAGCTCAAGTACCTCGCCGGCTCGGAGTCGATGATGTGGGCCTTCGTGAACGACGTCTCCCCCGAGCAGGCGGCCGAGCGCATGCGCACGGTCACGCCCGTGGACGGGCCGGCGTGA
- the galK gene encoding galactokinase — protein MSGAADAYQQAHGTAPEGVWAAPGRVNLIGEHTDYNDGFVLPFALEQSCWVAAARRDDGVLDVRSLQDPQTAQLRVDELSPEGVEGWARYVAGTVWALREAGYAVGGLTLVVDGQVPLGSGLSSSHALQCAVALAATELHGLEVERPELARIIQRSENGFVGAPTGILDQTASLRCTDGHVLFYDCRSGDAEQVPFDAPALGVRVLVVNTRVQHAHDDGGYAERRAQCEQAARELGVPALRDVPAEGLDETLARLSDDVVRRRARHVVTEDARVVETVAALRAEDLEEVGRLLDASHVSMRDDFEISCAELDLAVESAQGAGALGARMTGGGFGGSAVALVPEERIEQVTEAVRAAFADKGYLEPEFFVVRPAAGARREA, from the coding sequence GTGAGCGGGGCGGCGGACGCGTACCAGCAGGCGCACGGCACCGCCCCCGAGGGCGTGTGGGCGGCTCCCGGTCGCGTGAACCTCATCGGCGAGCACACGGACTACAACGACGGGTTCGTGCTGCCGTTCGCGCTCGAGCAGTCCTGCTGGGTGGCGGCCGCGCGCCGCGACGACGGCGTGCTCGACGTGCGCTCCCTGCAGGACCCGCAGACCGCGCAGCTGCGCGTCGACGAGCTCTCGCCCGAGGGCGTCGAGGGCTGGGCGCGCTACGTCGCGGGCACGGTCTGGGCGCTGCGCGAGGCCGGGTACGCGGTCGGCGGGCTCACGCTGGTCGTCGACGGGCAGGTGCCGCTGGGCTCCGGGCTCTCCTCGTCGCACGCGCTGCAGTGCGCCGTCGCGCTCGCGGCCACCGAGCTGCACGGCCTCGAGGTCGAGCGCCCGGAGCTGGCGCGGATCATCCAGCGCTCCGAGAACGGCTTCGTGGGCGCGCCGACCGGGATCCTCGACCAGACGGCGTCGCTGCGCTGCACCGACGGGCACGTGCTGTTCTACGACTGCCGCAGCGGCGATGCCGAGCAGGTGCCGTTCGACGCGCCCGCGCTCGGGGTGCGGGTGCTCGTCGTCAACACCCGCGTGCAGCACGCGCACGACGACGGCGGCTACGCCGAGCGCCGCGCCCAGTGCGAGCAGGCCGCGCGCGAGCTCGGCGTCCCGGCGCTGCGCGACGTCCCCGCGGAGGGGCTCGACGAGACGCTGGCGCGCCTCTCGGACGACGTCGTACGCCGCCGTGCGCGCCACGTCGTCACCGAGGACGCCCGGGTCGTCGAGACCGTCGCGGCGCTGCGGGCGGAGGACCTCGAGGAGGTCGGCCGGCTGCTCGACGCCTCGCACGTCTCGATGCGCGACGACTTCGAGATCTCCTGCGCCGAGCTCGACCTCGCGGTGGAGTCGGCGCAGGGCGCGGGCGCGCTGGGCGCGCGGATGACGGGCGGCGGGTTCGGCGGCTCGGCGGTCGCGCTCGTCCCCGAGGAGCGGATCGAGCAGGTCACCGAGGCCGTGCGCGCCGCCTTCGCGGACAAGGGCTACCTCGAGCCGGAGTTCTTCGTCGTCCGCCCTGCGGCCGGCGCCCGCCGGGAGGCATGA
- a CDS encoding sacsin N-terminal ATP-binding-like domain-containing protein, translated as MLDAWAASPARFREDANAEEELALGGYRDRLVVELAQNAVDAASRAGVPCRLLLRLEQGTLVAANTGAPLDAAGVAALSTLRASAKRDDDAVGRFGLGFAAVLPASDEPRIGSRATGGVGWSRGTAYALAAGVPALAEEVARRGEEGVPVLRLPHPAEVAVPEGYDTAVELPLLSADVVRAQLAALGQELLVALPGLAEVVVELGGARRVLRSEPVEGGLLVTEDGAATRWTLVRRVLDAGPELLADRPLEERRRTRRAVVWALPAPPRQLPGVVLAPTPTDEPLGLPALLVADLPLEPTRRRTAPGPLRDAVARVAGEAYAALLERLAATEPRAALPLLPVPAGVGEVDALVREAAYAALRTAAVVPLAAGGVVRPTAAVLVDAPAPALPLLGDLLDGVADGAVAPWAALVERLGARVLPLADAVDALPTRGRHDWPALYSALATAPAEELGGLPVPLADGRVVRGARGCLLLDAAAEPVARLGLRVVDAAAAHPLLERLGARRLAVADLLASDELAEAVLAAQDTDDEAEVRAVADAVLALVAAAAPVTQPPWLRDLLLPDDEGEPTPAGELCLPGTAFAAVVDEEVLVPVDPALVERWGADVLAAAGVVRGPVVEVLRDVVLDEDSVPGWLLPWVEEVAPPGLPALAPELPVVRDLDAVRSDAWPAALDLLAGEPDVRRAVLDRVRLVLADGGTAEVASPAAVELRARARLAGRPLPSYATAGGVLGALWDPLPVPVEPALAAALGVRTSLDEVLESAPADLLDRWGDPARALDRAQLAEVLRALAEHAPQVGPPARVRVADGTGTRVVAADDAVVLDAPDLLPLLADVPVLVVPPGLAPALADVLDLPLASEELDLPDPSAGVERATPDAVRALLPAAPPTWVEHEQLVVRGVELDWRVVDGRVHAATTTGLADGASWVAGQWARRHLVAAVLTGELDLGAALTDLDLSP; from the coding sequence GTGCTGGACGCGTGGGCCGCCTCGCCCGCGCGCTTCCGCGAGGACGCCAACGCCGAGGAGGAGCTCGCCCTCGGCGGCTACCGCGACCGGCTGGTCGTCGAGCTCGCGCAGAACGCCGTCGACGCCGCGTCCCGCGCGGGCGTCCCCTGCCGGCTGCTGCTCCGGCTCGAGCAGGGCACCCTCGTCGCGGCCAACACCGGAGCGCCGCTGGACGCGGCCGGCGTCGCCGCCCTCAGCACGCTGCGCGCCTCGGCCAAGCGCGACGACGACGCGGTCGGCCGCTTCGGGCTCGGCTTCGCCGCCGTGCTGCCCGCCAGCGACGAGCCCCGCATCGGGTCGCGGGCCACGGGCGGGGTGGGCTGGTCGCGCGGAACTGCGTACGCGCTGGCGGCGGGCGTGCCCGCCCTGGCCGAGGAGGTGGCGCGCCGGGGCGAGGAGGGCGTGCCCGTGCTCCGGCTGCCGCACCCGGCCGAGGTCGCGGTGCCTGAGGGCTACGACACGGCGGTCGAGCTGCCGCTGCTCTCGGCCGACGTCGTCCGCGCCCAGCTCGCCGCGCTGGGCCAGGAGCTGCTCGTCGCCCTGCCCGGGCTGGCCGAGGTCGTCGTCGAGCTCGGCGGCGCCCGGCGCGTGCTGCGGTCGGAGCCGGTCGAGGGCGGGCTGCTCGTCACCGAGGACGGTGCGGCGACCCGGTGGACCCTGGTGCGCCGCGTCCTCGACGCCGGCCCGGAGCTCCTGGCCGACCGCCCGCTGGAGGAGCGGCGGCGTACGCGCCGGGCCGTCGTCTGGGCGCTGCCCGCGCCTCCCCGCCAGCTCCCCGGGGTGGTGCTCGCGCCCACGCCGACCGACGAGCCCCTCGGCCTCCCGGCGCTGCTCGTCGCCGACCTCCCGCTGGAGCCGACCCGCCGCCGCACGGCTCCAGGTCCGCTGCGCGACGCGGTGGCGCGGGTCGCCGGGGAGGCGTACGCCGCGCTGCTCGAGCGGCTCGCAGCCACCGAGCCCCGGGCTGCGCTCCCGCTGCTCCCGGTGCCGGCCGGCGTCGGGGAGGTCGACGCGCTGGTGCGGGAGGCCGCGTACGCCGCGCTGCGCACCGCCGCCGTCGTCCCCCTCGCCGCCGGCGGGGTGGTCCGCCCGACGGCCGCCGTCCTCGTCGACGCGCCCGCGCCGGCGCTGCCGCTGCTGGGCGACCTGCTCGACGGCGTGGCGGACGGCGCCGTCGCGCCATGGGCGGCGCTCGTGGAGCGGCTCGGCGCGCGGGTGCTCCCGCTCGCCGACGCCGTCGACGCGCTGCCCACCCGTGGCCGGCACGACTGGCCCGCGCTCTACTCCGCGCTCGCGACCGCCCCGGCCGAGGAGCTCGGGGGCCTGCCGGTGCCGCTCGCCGACGGCCGCGTGGTCCGCGGCGCGCGGGGCTGCCTGCTGCTCGACGCCGCTGCTGAGCCGGTCGCCCGGCTGGGGCTGCGTGTCGTCGACGCGGCCGCGGCCCACCCCCTGCTCGAGCGGCTGGGCGCCCGCCGCCTGGCCGTCGCCGACCTGCTCGCGTCCGACGAGCTCGCCGAGGCGGTGCTCGCCGCCCAGGACACCGACGACGAGGCGGAGGTCCGCGCGGTCGCGGACGCCGTGCTGGCGCTGGTCGCGGCAGCGGCGCCGGTGACGCAGCCGCCGTGGCTGCGCGACCTGCTGCTGCCCGACGACGAGGGCGAGCCGACGCCGGCGGGCGAGCTGTGCCTGCCGGGGACGGCGTTCGCCGCCGTCGTCGACGAGGAGGTGCTCGTCCCGGTCGACCCCGCGCTCGTCGAGCGGTGGGGCGCCGACGTCCTCGCGGCGGCGGGGGTCGTGCGCGGACCGGTCGTCGAGGTGCTGCGCGACGTCGTGCTCGACGAGGACTCGGTGCCCGGCTGGCTCCTCCCGTGGGTCGAGGAGGTCGCGCCGCCGGGGCTCCCCGCCCTCGCGCCCGAGCTGCCGGTCGTCCGCGACCTCGACGCGGTGCGCTCCGACGCGTGGCCCGCGGCGCTCGACCTGCTCGCCGGGGAGCCCGACGTGCGCCGGGCGGTGCTCGACCGCGTACGCCTCGTGCTCGCCGACGGGGGCACCGCGGAGGTGGCGTCGCCCGCCGCGGTCGAGCTGCGGGCGCGGGCGCGGCTCGCCGGCCGCCCGCTCCCGTCCTACGCGACGGCCGGCGGGGTGCTCGGCGCCCTGTGGGACCCGCTGCCCGTCCCGGTGGAGCCGGCGCTGGCAGCGGCGCTGGGGGTGCGGACCTCGCTGGACGAGGTGCTCGAGAGCGCCCCCGCCGACCTGCTCGACCGGTGGGGTGACCCGGCCCGTGCGCTCGACCGGGCGCAGCTCGCCGAGGTGCTGCGCGCGCTCGCCGAGCACGCGCCGCAGGTGGGACCGCCGGCCCGCGTCCGCGTCGCCGACGGGACGGGTACGCGGGTGGTCGCCGCCGACGACGCCGTCGTGCTCGACGCACCCGACCTGCTGCCGCTGCTCGCGGACGTGCCCGTGCTGGTGGTGCCGCCGGGCCTGGCGCCCGCGCTCGCCGACGTCCTCGACCTGCCGCTCGCCTCCGAGGAGCTCGACCTCCCCGACCCCTCGGCCGGGGTGGAGCGCGCGACGCCGGACGCCGTACGCGCCCTGCTGCCCGCCGCCCCGCCGACCTGGGTCGAGCACGAGCAGCTGGTGGTCCGCGGCGTCGAGCTCGACTGGCGGGTCGTGGACGGACGGGTGCACGCCGCGACGACGACCGGGCTCGCCGACGGCGCGAGCTGGGTCGCCGGGCAGTGGGCGCGCCGGCACCTGGTCGCCGCCGTGCTCACGGGGGAGCTGGACCTCGGCGCCGCGCTGACCGACCTCGACCTCTCCCCGTGA
- a CDS encoding DUF3027 domain-containing protein gives MRVVPPALDDPADTAVDDPAVDDAGAVVDGTDAPSRPVRAARARKPTVDAVCAAAVDLARAAAEEMAADAPEAGGVGEHLGVAPEGDRLVSHEFACTLRGYAGWRWVVVVGRAPRQKQATVVESALLPGPDALQAPTWVPWSERLRPGDLGVGDLLPPEPDDPRLAPGWTGGASPDLTDDDAAEVWELGLGRARVLSLAGRGDAAERWYAGDGGPLAPVAVAAPGQCSTCGFLAPLRGSLGQAVGVCANELSPRDGQVVALDYGCGAHSEAAVPRESVAPAPPVLDELGIEVVAVGVAQPAVIEESAADDAERTPSDAPAAPAEG, from the coding sequence ATGCGTGTCGTGCCCCCTGCGCTCGATGACCCTGCCGACACCGCTGTCGACGACCCCGCTGTCGACGACGCCGGTGCCGTCGTCGACGGGACCGACGCGCCCTCCCGCCCGGTGCGCGCCGCCCGCGCCCGCAAGCCCACCGTCGACGCCGTCTGCGCCGCCGCTGTCGACCTCGCCCGCGCGGCGGCCGAGGAGATGGCCGCGGACGCGCCCGAGGCGGGCGGCGTCGGCGAGCACCTCGGCGTCGCGCCCGAGGGCGACCGGCTGGTGAGCCACGAGTTCGCCTGCACGCTGCGCGGCTACGCCGGCTGGCGCTGGGTCGTCGTCGTGGGCCGCGCGCCGCGGCAGAAGCAGGCCACGGTCGTCGAGTCCGCCCTGCTCCCCGGCCCCGACGCGCTGCAGGCGCCGACGTGGGTGCCGTGGAGCGAGCGGCTGCGCCCGGGCGACCTCGGCGTCGGCGACCTGCTGCCCCCGGAGCCCGACGACCCCCGCCTGGCCCCCGGCTGGACCGGTGGCGCGTCCCCCGACCTCACCGACGACGACGCCGCCGAGGTGTGGGAGCTGGGCCTCGGCCGCGCGCGCGTGCTCTCGCTGGCCGGGCGCGGCGACGCCGCCGAGCGCTGGTACGCCGGGGACGGCGGCCCGCTCGCCCCCGTCGCCGTGGCCGCGCCCGGGCAGTGCTCCACCTGCGGGTTCCTCGCGCCGCTGCGCGGCTCGCTCGGGCAGGCCGTCGGCGTCTGCGCCAACGAGCTCTCCCCCCGGGACGGCCAGGTCGTCGCGCTCGACTACGGCTGCGGCGCGCACTCGGAGGCCGCGGTGCCCCGCGAGTCCGTGGCTCCCGCGCCGCCCGTGCTCGACGAGCTGGGGATCGAGGTCGTGGCCGTCGGCGTCGCGCAGCCGGCCGTGATCGAGGAGAGCGCGGCCGACGACGCGGAGCGCACGCCTTCGGACGCGCCCGCCGCACCGGCGGAGGGCTGA
- a CDS encoding MFS transporter: MGAVTAPDDAPPPAGDTAGAHARGVARAAGTAARETAALTRVGWRATRRFVRSHGAGETGLAKLIDLTALGSAGDAIVTVSLAGTLFFSVPTGQARGRVAVYLLVTMAPFAVLAPVVGPALDRLGHGRRFAMAATFGLRALLALVMAGAVAGTEDPLRLYPAAFGVLVGVKAYGVARAAAMPRLLPRGLDLVTANSRVSLASLVALTVMGPVGAGVVRLFGPDWALRLAAVVFVVGGVLAVRLPARLDDERVRPAALREDDEVPPPEPRGPRASGLGPRLREGREKRAQAVGPSVVRALRANAAVRAFAGFLLLHLAFLLRAHPLAGLPATGLLAAAAAAAGIGSAVGASLGSALRARPPEGTVLVSLLGTTVAAALGWLLFGLVAVLAVAVVAGLAQTLAKLALDALIQRDVPGEVRASAFARSETLLQLSWVVGAGAGTLLPPHGGLALGLAALVLAATLVVVATSGRRSRRVPPPAQAGPAPAG, from the coding sequence ATGGGCGCCGTGACCGCCCCCGACGACGCGCCTCCTCCCGCGGGCGACACCGCAGGGGCGCACGCGCGCGGCGTCGCCCGGGCCGCGGGCACCGCCGCCCGCGAGACCGCGGCCCTGACCCGCGTCGGGTGGCGGGCGACGCGGCGCTTCGTCCGCTCGCACGGCGCCGGCGAGACCGGTCTCGCCAAGCTCATCGACCTCACCGCGCTCGGCTCCGCCGGCGACGCCATCGTCACGGTCTCGCTGGCGGGCACGCTGTTCTTCTCCGTGCCGACCGGGCAGGCGCGCGGCCGCGTCGCGGTCTACCTGCTCGTCACCATGGCGCCGTTCGCCGTGCTCGCCCCGGTCGTCGGGCCCGCGCTCGACCGGCTCGGGCACGGGCGGCGCTTCGCGATGGCGGCGACGTTCGGCCTGCGGGCCCTGCTCGCGCTCGTCATGGCCGGCGCGGTCGCCGGCACCGAGGACCCGCTGCGGCTCTACCCGGCGGCCTTCGGGGTGCTCGTCGGCGTCAAGGCGTACGGCGTGGCCCGCGCCGCCGCCATGCCCCGCCTGCTCCCCCGCGGGCTCGACCTGGTCACCGCCAACTCGCGCGTGTCGCTCGCGTCGCTGGTCGCGCTCACCGTCATGGGACCCGTGGGCGCAGGGGTCGTGCGGCTGTTCGGGCCGGACTGGGCGCTGCGGCTCGCGGCCGTCGTGTTCGTCGTGGGCGGGGTGCTGGCGGTGCGGCTGCCGGCGCGCCTGGACGACGAGCGCGTACGCCCCGCCGCCCTGCGCGAGGACGACGAGGTGCCCCCGCCGGAGCCGCGGGGCCCGCGCGCGTCCGGGCTAGGCCCGCGGCTGCGCGAGGGCCGGGAGAAGCGCGCCCAGGCCGTCGGCCCCTCCGTCGTCCGCGCGCTGCGGGCCAACGCGGCCGTACGCGCGTTCGCCGGCTTCCTCCTGCTCCACCTGGCCTTCCTGCTGCGCGCGCACCCGCTCGCCGGGCTGCCCGCGACGGGCCTGCTCGCCGCTGCGGCCGCAGCGGCCGGCATCGGCAGCGCCGTCGGAGCCTCGCTGGGCTCCGCGCTGCGGGCGCGTCCGCCGGAGGGCACGGTGCTCGTCAGCCTGCTCGGCACGACGGTCGCCGCGGCCCTCGGCTGGCTGCTGTTCGGGCTCGTGGCCGTGCTCGCGGTCGCCGTGGTCGCCGGCCTCGCCCAGACGCTGGCGAAGCTCGCGCTCGACGCGCTGATCCAGCGCGACGTCCCGGGCGAGGTGCGCGCGTCCGCCTTCGCCCGCTCGGAGACGCTGCTCCAGCTGTCATGGGTGGTGGGCGCGGGTGCCGGGACGCTGCTGCCGCCGCACGGCGGGCTCGCCCTCGGGCTGGCCGCGCTCGTGCTCGCCGCCACGCTCGTCGTCGTGGCCACGAGCGGGCGCCGGAGCCGCCGGGTGCCGCCCCCGGCGCAGGCGGGACCCGCCCCGGCCGGGTAG
- a CDS encoding MFS transporter, with the protein MTVLDTTAGLPADPQRERAAPAGERLTRRQGLLLVLLLGTQFMLAVDFSILNVALPAVGRGVGLADHDLAWVATAFALPAAGLTLLFGRVADLFGRRSLFLAGLALLAAGSLVGGLAGSPAVLLGARVVQGLAAAMATPAALSLLTTSFPEGPLRRRALGLNGALLSGGFTVGALLGGLLTSALSWRWAFLVNVPVAIAVLAAVPRVVPAGRPEGARPRLDVPGAASVTGGLLALVYGLTSAGRDGWGDPRTLLALAAAAALLAVFVAVERRAAEPLVALPVLRRRTVAWGNTGLFLVFSLESSVVFVMTLYAQDVLGFSALATGLAFGLPGTAAVLAGMVAPRVLGRLGVARTLAVGLLVQGLANAPLLLVGLHRWGLVLLAGVLFAGFFGHVSAIVAATVTATSGLPDDEQGLATGLTTLTQQVGITLGIPLLGAVLTARRGALDALPPREALLGGVHAALLVDVVATLAGAVVVGAALRRR; encoded by the coding sequence ATGACCGTCCTCGACACGACCGCCGGGCTGCCGGCCGACCCGCAGCGGGAGCGGGCCGCGCCGGCGGGCGAGCGGCTGACCCGGCGCCAGGGCCTGCTGCTCGTGCTGCTGCTCGGCACCCAGTTCATGCTCGCGGTCGACTTCTCCATCCTCAACGTCGCGCTGCCGGCCGTCGGCCGCGGCGTCGGGCTGGCCGACCACGACCTCGCCTGGGTGGCGACCGCGTTCGCGCTGCCCGCGGCGGGGCTCACCCTGCTGTTCGGGCGGGTCGCCGACCTGTTCGGCCGGCGCAGCCTCTTCCTCGCCGGGCTCGCCCTGCTGGCCGCCGGCTCGCTCGTCGGCGGGCTCGCCGGCAGTCCTGCGGTGCTGCTCGGCGCGCGCGTCGTGCAGGGGCTCGCCGCCGCGATGGCGACGCCGGCCGCGCTCTCGCTGCTGACCACGTCCTTCCCGGAGGGACCGCTGCGCCGCCGCGCGCTCGGGCTCAACGGTGCGCTGCTCTCGGGCGGCTTCACCGTCGGCGCGCTGCTCGGCGGCCTGCTCACCTCCGCGCTGTCCTGGCGCTGGGCGTTCCTCGTCAACGTGCCGGTCGCGATCGCCGTGCTCGCCGCCGTGCCGCGCGTCGTCCCGGCCGGCCGCCCCGAGGGTGCGCGCCCCCGGCTCGACGTCCCCGGCGCCGCGAGCGTCACCGGAGGGCTGCTCGCCCTCGTCTACGGCCTCACCTCCGCCGGGCGCGACGGGTGGGGCGACCCGCGTACGCTGCTCGCCCTCGCCGCCGCGGCGGCCCTGCTCGCGGTCTTCGTCGCGGTCGAGCGGCGCGCCGCGGAGCCGCTCGTCGCCCTGCCCGTGCTGCGCCGCCGGACGGTCGCGTGGGGCAACACCGGGCTGTTCCTCGTCTTCAGCCTGGAGAGCTCGGTCGTCTTCGTCATGACGCTGTACGCGCAGGACGTCCTCGGCTTCTCGGCGCTCGCCACGGGCCTGGCGTTCGGCCTGCCGGGGACGGCGGCGGTGCTCGCGGGCATGGTCGCGCCGCGGGTGCTCGGACGCCTCGGCGTGGCCCGTACGCTCGCGGTCGGCCTGCTCGTCCAGGGGCTCGCGAACGCCCCGCTGCTCCTCGTCGGGCTGCACCGCTGGGGGCTGGTGCTGCTCGCGGGCGTGCTGTTCGCCGGCTTCTTCGGGCACGTCAGCGCGATCGTCGCCGCGACCGTCACCGCGACGAGCGGGCTGCCGGACGACGAGCAGGGGCTCGCGACGGGGCTCACCACGCTCACCCAGCAGGTCGGCATCACGCTCGGCATCCCGCTGCTCGGCGCGGTGCTGACGGCGCGGCGCGGCGCCCTCGACGCGCTGCCGCCGCGGGAGGCGCTGCTCGGCGGCGTGCACGCCGCGCTGCTCGTCGACGTGGTGGCGACGCTGGCGGGCGCGGTCGTGGTCGGGGCGGCGCTGCGCCGGCGCTAG
- a CDS encoding helix-turn-helix domain-containing protein, with translation MTARSELTEFLRSRRARLQPEDVGLVAYGERRRVPGLRREELAQLAGVSASYYVRLEQGLAGGVSDDVVASVARALRLEPDERAHLRRLLRTAPGRRTRPPAAALSPGLRQLVLALGDAPVWVLGRWGKVLAWNRLGHALLAGHLDPASVDDPERRPSVPRLLFRDEPTRRLYVDWEAKARSCVAYLRLTAGKHPDDPALPALVGELSVASAEFARFWAEHPVRHCVPVSYAFDHPQVGRLTLAQQVLTVPEDPDLLVVATSAAPGSADEDALRMLASLAAPALERRPEGSGPLVHHQG, from the coding sequence ATGACGGCGAGGTCCGAGCTCACCGAGTTCCTCCGCTCCCGCCGCGCGCGGCTCCAGCCCGAGGACGTGGGGCTGGTGGCCTACGGCGAGCGCCGGCGCGTGCCCGGCCTGCGCCGCGAGGAGCTGGCGCAGCTCGCCGGCGTCAGCGCGTCGTACTACGTCCGCCTCGAGCAGGGGCTCGCCGGCGGGGTCTCCGACGACGTCGTGGCGTCGGTCGCGCGGGCGCTGCGCCTCGAGCCCGACGAGCGCGCGCACCTGCGCCGGCTGCTGCGCACGGCCCCGGGACGGCGGACGCGCCCGCCGGCCGCCGCCCTCTCCCCCGGCCTGCGCCAGCTGGTGCTCGCCCTGGGCGACGCGCCGGTCTGGGTGCTCGGCCGCTGGGGCAAGGTGCTCGCGTGGAACCGGCTGGGGCACGCACTGCTCGCCGGCCACCTCGACCCGGCGTCCGTCGACGACCCGGAGCGGCGGCCGAGCGTGCCGCGGCTGCTCTTCCGCGACGAGCCGACCCGCCGGCTCTACGTCGACTGGGAGGCGAAGGCGCGCTCGTGCGTGGCGTACCTCCGGCTCACCGCCGGCAAGCACCCCGACGACCCCGCCCTGCCCGCGCTGGTCGGCGAGCTCAGCGTGGCGAGCGCGGAGTTCGCGCGCTTCTGGGCCGAGCACCCGGTGCGCCACTGCGTGCCGGTGTCGTACGCCTTCGACCACCCGCAGGTCGGCCGGCTCACCCTCGCCCAGCAGGTGCTCACCGTCCCCGAGGACCCCGACCTGCTGGTCGTCGCGACGAGCGCCGCTCCGGGCAGCGCCGACGAGGACGCCCTGCGCATGCTCGCGAGCCTCGCCGCCCCCGCGCTCGAGCGGCGGCCCGAGGGCTCAGGGCCGCTGGTGCACCACCAGGGGTAG